A window of Diabrotica virgifera virgifera chromosome 9, PGI_DIABVI_V3a contains these coding sequences:
- the LOC114324918 gene encoding actinia tenebrosa protease inhibitors: MKAFALFLCFCIIASSQVFAEDDSSPEDSPENKVPLEDEAALAARPFRKSDCALDVELGDETCRALIPVYKWSIEAKKCVDEFYGGCHPSKNNFKTKADCEKIATPICSQLIVIKKLFLPYSLSKVGYKSS; the protein is encoded by the exons ATGAAAGCTTTTGCCCTATTTCTCTGCTTCTGCATTATCGCAAGCAGCCAAGTATTTGCAGAAGACGATAGCAGTCCAGAAGATAGTCCAGAAAACAAAGTACCTTTGGAAGATGAAGCGGCTTTAGCAGCAAGGCCCTTTAGAAAATCTG ACTGTGCTCTTGATGTAGAACTAGGCGATGAAACTTGCCGTGCCTTGATACCAGTCTACAAATGGAGCATCGAAGCCAAGAAATGCGTAGATGAGTTCTACGGTGGATGCCATCCTTCCAAAAACAACTTCAAAACTAAAGCAGACTGTGAAAAGATAGCCACACCCATTTGTTCACAGTTAATTGTGATTAAAAAACTATTTCTACCTTACAGTTTATCGAAGGTTGGATATAAATCATCTTAA
- the LOC114324917 gene encoding amyloid-beta precursor protein isoform X2, translating into MKTTVLFFCFCVIASSQVFGEEDLPEIKITYEDPAALAARPFRKEDCGLGVQQQNGLGVCRARIPVYKWSNEDKKCVQVFYGGCHATKNNFREEEECVKIAKPVCSN; encoded by the exons ATGAAAACTACTGTCCTATTTTTCTGTTTTTGCGTCATCGCAAGCAGCCAAGTGTTTGGTGAAGAAGATCTTCCAGAAATTAAAATAACTTATGAAGATCCAGCAGCTCTAGCAGCAAGACCTTTCAGGAAAGAAG ATTGTGGTCTTGGTGTTCAACAACAAAATGGTCTAGGCGTCTGCCGTGCTAGAATCCCAGTATATAAATGGAGCAACGAAGACAAAAAATGCGTCCAGGTCTTCTACGGAGGCTGCCACGCTACTAAAAACAACTTCAGAGAGGAGGAAGAATGTGTAAAGATAGCAAAACCAGTTTGTTCCAATTAA
- the LOC114324917 gene encoding uncharacterized protein LOC114324917 isoform X1 yields the protein MQPVQGLPFGIKLISSNFTLYLNRRRKMKTAVLFFCFCLIASSQVFGEDLPEIKITYEDPVALAARPFRKEDCGLGVQQQNGLGVCRARIPVYKWSNEDKKCVQVFYGGCHATKNNFREEEECVKIAKPVCSN from the exons ATGCAACCGGTTCAAGGTTTGCCTTTTGGTATAAAGCTAATCTCTTCtaattttacattatatttaaatCGAAGAAGAAAAATGAAAACTGCTGTCCTGTTTTTCTGTTTTTGCCTCATCGCAAGCAGCCAAGTGTTTGGTGAAGATCTTCCAGAAATTAAAATAACTTATGAAGATCCAGTGGCTCTAGCAGCAAGACCTTTTAGGAAAGAAG ATTGTGGTCTTGGTGTTCAACAACAAAATGGTCTAGGCGTCTGCCGTGCTAGAATCCCAGTATATAAATGGAGCAACGAAGACAAAAAATGCGTCCAGGTCTTCTACGGAGGCTGCCACGCTACTAAAAACAACTTCAGAGAGGAGGAAGAATGTGTAAAGATAGCAAAACCAGTTTGTTCCAATTAA